The Methanoregula sp. UBA64 genome contains the following window.
CCCCGGCAGCATACGGCAGTGCAATATCGACCTGATCCGCCAGATTACGGAGAGTGGGTTCCACACGATCGTTATCACGACGAACTTTCCGTACAGCATCCTTGTCAGGCTGTATGCGAAGCAGGGGATCGATTCGGGGAAGGTCTCGTTTATCGATGCCGTGACGCATAACTCGGTCGGTTCTGCCAAAAATATCCCGGGGGTAGTCCGGTTCGTCAACCACCCGTCCGATCTCACCGAGATGGGCATTGCGGTGACCGAGGTCTTAAAAGAGCTTTCAGGGAAAAAAGTCTGTATCCTGTATGATTCCATCAGTACGATGCTCATCTATCTCTCGTCGTCCAACATCTCCCGTTTTATCCATTTTGTTACAAACAGGCTCCGGCTCACGGATGTCTCGGGTATTTTCCTTGCGGTGGAGAAGGGGCTCGACCCGATGCTGATGACCCAGCTCACGACCTTTGTGGACACCGTGATCGATACCGGGTGAGTTCCCGGATTTTTTTAAAAAAGCAATTTGAGAGAGGGGATTATTTCCCGATCCCTTCCGGCCCTGATCGTTTTTGTCTGCCGGGCCGCCCGGTACCAGTACCACACGTTTTCCCAACTAGGATAAGGAGGAGGGTCGGCCCGGGCCGGAGGGGGGGGTACCCCCCACCTGCTCCGGCATATGGGGTGGGGGGTGATCCCCTCTTTGAAAAATAATGGGTGGGGGGGTAGGGGCTACCCCCCCTACCCCCTTGTCCGGAAAGCGGCTCCTTTTTTGCACAACCAAAACCTGTGTTTCGCGTGGAATTACGACGAGGGGGAAAACCCGGCACGATCACCATTTTTTTTGAGGAGGGGGGCCAATCCGGGCCGGAGGGGGGGGAGGGTACCCCCCACCTGCACCGGCATATGGGGAGGGGGGTAATCCCCTCTTTGAAAAATAATGTGTGGGGGGGTGGGGGCCACCCCCCCTCCCCCATTTGGCAGATATCCCCCTGCCTTTCACATTTTTTTATGACAAATTGTCGGAACAGTTTCGCGGATAAATAAATTCTAAAAATAAGCCGCATAAATCAAACATATTTTAAAATTTCAGAATCTTCGTTTTCCCCGCCCTTACCCTTATAAACCCCAGCGCCGTATAGTATTCCTATCAACGATCTGATCCATCGTTGAATCCGAATATAAGAGCATACTATATGAGAGGAGCAATATTTTATGATACTGGTACCAGATACGAGCGTCCTTATTGACGGGCGCATAACATCGATGATAAAGGCCGGTGAATACAAAGGAGCAACAATAATCGTCCCTGAAGCGGTCATCGCAGAACTCGAGGCCCAGGCAAACAATGGACGCGAAATAGGGTTCTCGGGCTTAAACGAGCTCCAGTCGCTCTGCAAGATGGCCGAGGAAAAAACGATAGAACTCAAATTCTCCGGTATACGCCCCTCGCTCGAGCAGGTCAAGCTCGCAAGCGGCGGCGAGATCGATTCGATGATCAGGGGGATTGCCATTGAGAACGCTGCACGATTTATCACGAGCGACAACGTGCAGGCAGAAGTGGCACGGGCAAAAGGGCTCGATGTCATTTACCTGAAACCGCAGGTCACGGATTTTGTCCCGCTCGGGATCGACCAGTTCTTCGACGAGCACACCATTGCCGTCTACCTAAAGGAACGCGTCTCCCCGATGGCAAAGAAAGGCACGATAAACGACATGAAACTCGTGAAGATCCGCGACCAGCCAACGAGTGAATACGAGCTGCGGAACCTTGCGCAGGAGATCCTCGAACGGGCAAAACGCGACCCGGACGGATTTATCGAGGTCGAAAAGCGGGGCATCACGGTCGTCCAGATCGGGTCCATGCGCATCGCGATAGCGAGAAGACCCTTCTCTGACGGCATGGAGATCACCGCAGTCCGCCCGATTGTCGACGTAACGCTCGACAACTACGCAAAGTCAGATCTCATCAAAAAGAGGATCGTCTCCGAGAAGCGGGGGCTCATTATCGCCGGTTCGCCCGGCGCCGGCAAGACCACGCTCGCCCAGGGGATCGCAACCTTCCTCTCCGACAGCGGGTATGTGGTAAAGACCATGGAGGCTCCCCGCGAGCTCCAGGTGCCCGACCAGATCACGCAGTACACGATGCTCGACGGCAGCATGGCAAACACTGCCGATGTCCTCCTGCTCGTGCGCCCCGACTTTGTCATCTTCGACGAACTCCGGAAGAACGAGGACTTTTCGGTCTTCTCCGACATGCGCCTCGCCGGCCTCGGCATGGTCGGCGTGATCCAC
Protein-coding sequences here:
- a CDS encoding DUF7504 family protein translates to MPTIVNADELAQKRIFLVLATPGSIRQCNIDLIRQITESGFHTIVITTNFPYSILVRLYAKQGIDSGKVSFIDAVTHNSVGSAKNIPGVVRFVNHPSDLTEMGIAVTEVLKELSGKKVCILYDSISTMLIYLSSSNISRFIHFVTNRLRLTDVSGIFLAVEKGLDPMLMTQLTTFVDTVIDTG
- a CDS encoding PINc/VapC family ATPase; protein product: MILVPDTSVLIDGRITSMIKAGEYKGATIIVPEAVIAELEAQANNGREIGFSGLNELQSLCKMAEEKTIELKFSGIRPSLEQVKLASGGEIDSMIRGIAIENAARFITSDNVQAEVARAKGLDVIYLKPQVTDFVPLGIDQFFDEHTIAVYLKERVSPMAKKGTINDMKLVKIRDQPTSEYELRNLAQEILERAKRDPDGFIEVEKRGITVVQIGSMRIAIARRPFSDGMEITAVRPIVDVTLDNYAKSDLIKKRIVSEKRGLIIAGSPGAGKTTLAQGIATFLSDSGYVVKTMEAPRELQVPDQITQYTMLDGSMANTADVLLLVRPDFVIFDELRKNEDFSVFSDMRLAGLGMVGVIHANSVQEALQRFSDRVDFSVLSQVVNTIVFLDKGVITRIFDVSFTIKVPEGMASEMHIRPVTTVTDSEAGSLVLDIFRYDGQTIVMPVMEGTAAPAASAPTLRVPQVTNVGQPVSPVNKPGSSLANIPDATPKKESDDRPGWKLTEKEIQREIGRYTDGEVDVQMISDTKAVVYIDDKDVPAAIGKGGKNVSAIVNKIGIGIDIKPRTDLDRQQAQPQKPEAEFSAGTGIKIQTDKKQLVILAPEQSGKIVDVFAGKEYLFTATVNETGEISLAKNSSIAQEMIRRYQNNENIKLRPV